The proteins below are encoded in one region of Cytophagia bacterium CHB2:
- a CDS encoding TonB family protein codes for MAGIQHLRLRIECNGDVRVRHLRPKEALSVGLGPDNDIVLFGSGFPKKMNMFVPNGNGYELRLLDGCRGEVVQENTRLNFTDLLSQGLLPKRDGYPYISLTPGKVGYVHLHDIRIDFAFDNAPAEMLDFSGFSPARAFLKNLKEDGLFRSILAGLLVLNTGASYWLSTIPFEPPKQDMPMEQIVRRISKFIPKAEEPPPPAPQLAQATTAKTGAEEKKEEKEEDKGAEDGSTKEREGKRNQGYGEKKENSGQGVNLEEMAALALLTGSGASDNASNVIDGLLDQGLATQLTSVTTNTKLTAGGRAKSGGSGADPNDILAASLIGEGEGGGGAKIDEILAGDVGSQKKVKLEKAARVKVETMSKTGGSQEALGARSEESLRSVLMKNMGRLQYIYNKYLKTNPEIGGKVQVEITINADGTVAKAVVLSSEIPIAELQNEIIDAIKRWKYDVIASGSLTVVCPIVFYKV; via the coding sequence ATGGCAGGAATCCAACATTTAAGGCTGCGCATCGAATGCAACGGCGACGTGCGCGTGCGGCATTTGCGTCCGAAAGAAGCGTTGAGCGTCGGCCTGGGCCCGGACAACGATATCGTGCTTTTCGGCAGCGGCTTTCCCAAGAAAATGAACATGTTCGTGCCCAACGGCAACGGCTACGAGCTGCGTTTGCTGGACGGCTGCCGCGGTGAAGTTGTGCAAGAAAACACGCGGCTGAACTTTACAGACTTGCTTTCCCAAGGCCTGTTGCCCAAACGCGACGGGTATCCCTATATTTCGTTGACGCCCGGTAAAGTCGGATATGTTCATCTTCATGATATCCGCATCGATTTTGCCTTTGACAATGCACCCGCCGAAATGCTCGACTTCTCCGGTTTTTCGCCGGCGCGGGCATTTTTGAAGAATTTGAAAGAGGACGGGCTGTTTCGCTCGATTCTGGCGGGCCTGCTCGTGCTGAATACCGGCGCGTCTTATTGGCTCAGCACGATTCCATTCGAGCCGCCGAAACAAGATATGCCGATGGAACAAATCGTGCGCCGCATTAGCAAATTTATTCCCAAGGCCGAGGAGCCGCCGCCGCCCGCGCCTCAACTCGCGCAAGCCACGACCGCCAAAACCGGCGCGGAAGAAAAGAAAGAAGAAAAAGAAGAGGACAAGGGCGCGGAAGACGGCTCGACCAAAGAACGTGAGGGCAAACGCAATCAAGGTTATGGCGAGAAAAAGGAAAATTCCGGCCAGGGCGTGAATCTTGAAGAGATGGCGGCGTTGGCCTTGCTCACCGGCAGTGGCGCGAGCGACAATGCCAGCAATGTCATCGACGGCCTTTTGGATCAGGGTTTGGCGACGCAGTTAACCAGCGTGACGACCAACACAAAGCTGACGGCCGGCGGCCGCGCAAAATCCGGCGGTAGCGGCGCGGATCCGAATGACATTCTCGCGGCGAGCTTGATCGGCGAAGGCGAGGGCGGCGGCGGCGCGAAGATCGATGAGATTCTCGCCGGCGATGTTGGCTCGCAAAAGAAAGTGAAGCTGGAAAAAGCCGCGCGCGTGAAGGTGGAAACCATGAGCAAAACCGGCGGCTCGCAAGAGGCGCTGGGCGCGCGCAGTGAAGAATCCCTGCGCAGCGTGCTGATGAAGAACATGGGCCGCTTGCAATACATTTACAATAAATATCTCAAAACCAACCCGGAGATCGGCGGCAAAGTGCAGGTCGAGATCACCATCAATGCCGACGGCACGGTTGCCAAAGCGGTGGTGCTCAGCTCCGAAATCCCGATCGCGGAACTTCAGAATGAAATTATCGACGCAATCAAACGCTGGAAGTATGATGTTATTGCCAGCGGCTCATTGACGGTGGTGTGTCCGATCGTGTTTTATAAAGTGTGA
- a CDS encoding biopolymer transporter ExbD, whose amino-acid sequence MIKLGHSAGGFKKVGRSNKGLNLSLRLTSMMDMFTILLVFLLKSFSSEGQFVTVSPELTLPKSISTIKPKPAPIISVTKEWIMLDDKPLVKIDDLDLGASLQIPELQAALLDQKSIAEALGKQDERFGFHGKVVIMSDRDMAFAIIKRVMATCGVTGYNNMELLVYGNPS is encoded by the coding sequence GATAAAACTAGGACATTCTGCCGGCGGTTTCAAGAAAGTCGGCCGCAGCAATAAAGGCCTCAATCTTTCGTTGCGCCTGACCTCGATGATGGACATGTTCACGATTTTGCTGGTGTTCCTCTTGAAAAGCTTTTCTTCGGAGGGCCAGTTTGTGACCGTAAGCCCCGAGCTTACGCTGCCGAAATCGATCAGCACCATCAAACCCAAACCGGCGCCCATCATCAGTGTGACGAAAGAATGGATCATGCTGGATGATAAGCCGTTGGTCAAAATCGATGATCTTGATCTCGGCGCGAGTTTGCAAATTCCAGAACTGCAGGCCGCTTTGTTGGATCAGAAATCCATTGCGGAAGCGTTGGGCAAACAGGATGAACGCTTTGGTTTTCACGGCAAAGTCGTGATCATGAGCGACCGCGACATGGCGTTTGCGATCATCAAACGTGTGATGGCGACCTGCGGTGTGACCGGCTACAACAACATGGAACTGCTGGTGTACGGCAATCCCTCGTGA